In the Naumovozyma dairenensis CBS 421 chromosome 4, complete genome genome, one interval contains:
- the PUS6 gene encoding pseudouridine synthase PUS6 (similar to Saccharomyces cerevisiae PUS6 (YGR169C); ancestral locus Anc_5.171) yields the protein MTGEVYFANGLRKLRPYYNTRTSFVKGRWLGKPLVDVLTKEFRLYPREHYVSEINKNHFKIIRDDIPLKPTEVFESAIKNKDIIETISHKHEPPVRQWCNEQEEAEDNKNRIAGFDIVHEDADILVINKPNGIPIHPTGQFYQNTITEILKSHDKPVLPCYRLDKVTSGLLIMAKNKIAAGKVQSKIRARDMSKLYLARVQGKFPNVPERSMIINNTINDASIMFDDSTIVTTVDSHVYTIEPKKQFPAGLSMSREAITLFYPLSYLPKENQSVVVCKPLTGRTHQIRIHLARLGFPIVNDSMYNEAKATYPERLKFMLDYGNWESSGLSTEHLSKKFAEFVAEVREAHDLKSAGKLNKFRCGECGCWEMDDPPVEDLVLWLHAWKYSDSEGTFSFETKLPLWACA from the coding sequence ATGACAGGAGAGGTATATTTCGCTAATGGTTTGCGAAAGCTACGTCCTTATTATAATACCAGGACTTCATTTGTAAAAGGACGATGGTTAGGAAAGCCATTAGTTGATGTACTAACTAAAGAATTTCGACTTTATCCACGAGAACATTACGTTTCGGAGATCAATAAAAAtcatttcaaaatcattagaGATGACATACCTTTAAAGCCCACTGAGGTATTCGAGTCGGcgataaaaaataaagatataataGAAACCATATCTCACAAACATGAGCCTCCAGTAAGACAATGGTGtaatgaacaagaagaagcagaGGATAATAAGAATAGGATTGCTGGGTTTGATATTGTTCATGAAGATGCTGACATTTTAGTTATCAATAAACCAAATGGGATTCCAATCCATCCTACTGGCCAATTTTACCAAAATACAATAActgaaatattaaaatcaCACGATAAACCAGTTTTACCATGCTATAGATTGGATAAAGTGACTTCAGGTCTATTAATTATGGCCAAGAACAAAATTGCAGCTGGGAAAGTACAGTCGAAAATACGAGCAAGAGACATGtctaaattatatttagcTAGAGTTCAAGGGAAGTTCCCAAACGTTCCGGAAAGATctatgataataaataatactataAATGATGCATCTATTATGTTTGATGACTCTACAATAGTTACAACTGTAGACTCCCATGTTTATACTATAGAACCTAAGAAACAATTTCCTGCCGGATTGTCGATGTCAAGGGAGGCCATTACTTTATTTTACCCGCTTTCATACCTTCCTAAGGAAAATCAAAGTGTAGTTGTGTGCAAACCTTTAACTGGACGAACCCATCAAATTAGAATCCATCTGGCAAGATTAGGGTTCCCTATAGTCAACGATTCAATGTATAATGAGGCAAAGGCTACATACCCCGAGAGACTCAAATTTATGCTGGATTATGGTAATTGGGAGTCATCAGGATTATCGACAGAACATCTATCGAAAAAGTTTGCAGAGTTTGTTGCTGAAGTCAGGGAGGCTCATGATTTAAAGTCTGCCGgaaaattaaacaaatttaGATGCGGGGAATGTGGGTGTTGGGAAATGGATGATCCCCCTGTAGAGGATTTGGTATTATGGTTACATGCATGGAAATATTCTGATTCGGAAGGAACATTTTCGTTTGAAACAAAGCTACCACTGTGGGCGTGTGCATAG
- the TRS65 gene encoding Trs65p (similar to Saccharomyces cerevisiae KRE11 (YGR166W); ancestral locus Anc_5.167): MELNIPLDGSIPSANSEAIKTSHSLRKFIIFDENLKVVLRLRKKANVDLSNIVIDSLTVKINGTRVWHSIGDEVFDLILPESTDDELIWEMKSNISTDHMFRSSVVMNNGSSNNIIVVVKYSYKQAAYSENNISQEKNIATENEEELENGILESFEPTYSWHQSKKSNMKNIQEEPAKGTEKLAITGGGKGLVTRNEVVQLQYPIFSLLNMRLRNASIKSQSSILSSLDFQTSNMSMQLADIYFKNQSEFELFFKDVIFELIDQNGQIKLDHISNFEIPFKATLYDSFSICYKLPLIPRSPSSNNTTLPNINGSSTSGFFSSSASSMLLPSTHRVRVTLIYELNLPHERTKIPIMTKWETDVTLKKQPTVPNNSMLTNTQKRFYGVATSSSRFSIQSTTSLVNNKVNNVKFKFINNNLKVLKGEKFTLRLQIINSSSTALNLVVYYNNTVSNNPSTMTTTSAGNMKGTNNFERFPTPGIKLSLEKQIEMRRLNTQSSQGIILLSNDYNIPVIGPQESYFVDLRLIGIMSGYYSNLSGLKILDLNSNEVIEVGMGASVLVQ, encoded by the coding sequence ATGGAATTGAATATCCCATTAGATGGCAGTATTCCTAGCGCTAATAGTGAAGCCATCAAAACTTCCCATTCGTTACGAAAATTCataatatttgatgaaaatttaaaggTAGTGCTACGCTTGCGAAAGAAAGCAAATGTTGACCTTTCAAACATAGTCATCGATTCATTAACTGTTAAGATTAATGGTACGCGGGTATGGCATTCTATTGGAGATGAAGTTTTTGATTTGATCTTACCTGAATCAACAGATGATGAACTAATATGGgaaatgaaatcaaatatcTCAACGGATCATATGTTTAGATCCAGTGTTGTTATGAATAATGGATctagtaataatatcatcGTTGTTGTAAAGTACAGTTATAAACAAGCTGCTTACTCAGAAAACAATATAAGtcaggaaaaaaatatagcGACAGAGAATGAGGAGGAGCTTGAGAATGGAATCCTGGAAAGTTTCGAGCCAACTTATTCTTGGCACCAgtcaaagaaatcaaatatgAAAAACATTCAAGAAGAACCTGCTAAGGGTACCGAGAAGTTAGCAATAACTGGAGGAGGTAAAGGCCTAGTCACTAGGAATGAAGTAGTTCAATTACAATATCCAATTTTCTCGCTATTAAATATGAGATTAAGAAATGCCTCAATTAAATCACAAAGCTCAATTCTTTCGTCGTTAGATTTCCAAACTTCAAACATGTCAATGCAATTGGctgatatatattttaaaaacCAAtctgaatttgaattatttttcaaagacGTTATATTTGAACTGATAGACCAGAATGGACAAATAAAATTAGATCATATATCTAATTTTGAAATCCCATTTAAGGCCACCTTATATGACAGTTTTAGTATCTGTTACAAATTACCTTTGATACCGAGATCGCCTAGTAGCAACAACACAACGCTGCCTAACATTAATGGTTCTTCGACATCCGGGTTCTTCTCATCGTCAGCATCATCAATGTTACTTCCGTCAACACATCGAGTAAGGGTTACTCTAATATATGAATTAAATTTACCTCACGAAAGAACGAAAATCCCAATCATGACAAAATGGGAAACGGATGTAACGTTAAAAAAGCAGCCCACAGTACCAAACAATTCCATGTTAACCAATACTCAAAAAAGATTCTATGGTGTAgcaacatcatcatcgaGATTTAGTATCCAATCTACAACTTCATTAGTCAATAATAAGGTAAATAACGtaaaatttaaattcattaataataatttgaaggTGTTAAAAGGAGAAAAATTCACCTTACGACTACAAATTATTAACTCGTCATCAACAGCTTTAAACCTTGTTGTATATTATAACAATACAGTATCAAACAATCCCTCGACTATGACTACGACGAGCGCTGGTAACATGAAAGGCACGAACAATTTTGAGAGATTCCCCACTCCAGGAATAAAATTATCTTTAGAGAAACAAATTGAGATGAGAAGGTTAAACACGCAGTCATCACaaggaataatattactTTCAAATGATTACAATATTCCAGTCATTGGGCCTCAAGAATCCTATTTTGTGGATTTAAGGTTAATTGGAATCATGTCCGGGTATTATTCGAATCTATCTGgtttaaaaatattagattTAAACTCTAATGAAGTGATAGAAGTAGGAATGGGAGCTAGCGTATTGGTGCAATGA
- the VMA9 gene encoding H(+)-transporting V0 sector ATPase subunit e (similar to Saccharomyces cerevisiae VMA9 (YCL005W-A); ancestral locus Anc_1.413) — protein sequence MSFYTVLGVLFTVIIISVVFWVLAPKENQTVWRSTVTLSLAMMFLMWAITYLTQLHPLIEPRRSDLRPEFVE from the exons ATGAGTTT TTATACCGTCCTGGGAGTACTGTTCACagtcatcatcatctctGTTGTATTTTGGGTATTAGCcccaaaagaaaatcaaac TGTATGGAGAAGTACCGTTACGTTATCCTTAGCTATGATGTTTCTAATGTGGGCTATTACATATTTAACACAGTTGCATCCATTGATTGAACCACGTCGTTCGGATTTGAGACCAGAATTTGTAGAATGA
- the MSM1 gene encoding methionine--tRNA ligase MSM1 (similar to Saccharomyces cerevisiae MSM1 (YGR171C); ancestral locus Anc_5.176), translated as MLKSSIFKSNITIQRKCYHLTKPTASHITTPIFYPNAKPHLGHLYSSLLCDVFHRWNQMKNVPSLFTTGTDEHGLKIQMAAEKNGFTNPKFFVDKLYQDFISLDQHFNIKFTRFIRTTDPDHIKNVEQLWNLCLNNGFIYKGEHNGWYSISDETFYPESKIIKDPHNNDKYINTETNNEVFFQSEENYFFKLSTFQEKLIHLISDPNSKFQIYPESKRKQILKELQNGTPLQDLSISRSSSRLKWGIQVPNDPSQKIYVWFDALCNYITSIGGINALLITRNTSSGNTTTEPTTIHEGIDSKVWWSNTTHLIGKDIMKFHTVYWPSFLMAAGLPLPKQVVIHNHWISDGLKMSKSLGNVVDPIMMANKYGADIVRWYLLENSKLDEDGDFQELKLKSLRSLLVSKWGNLINRCCGKKFNISRAVQIFTSTENSQDVLSICDDDPELQTAMKNIISELEELPMLMDTKLVCFEPGAALRKIWSIINFANTFVQIAAPWNKTGIQQDVVIFLCMETSRIIAILTQPIIPDLSKHLLDFMKVSNDRRSLSFAKLKTDDSYGFNMNDKSDDVPIPREVESITV; from the coding sequence ATGCTAAAGAGTTcaatatttaaatcaaatataaCTATACAACGGAAATGTTATCATCTGACTAAACCTACTGCATCTCATATAACAACTCCGATCTTTTATCCGAATGCAAAACCACATTTAGGACATCTATACTCTTCCCTACTTTGTGATGTATTCCACAGATGGAATCAGATGAAAAACGTTCCCTCATTATTTACAACAGGCACTGATGAACATGGATTAAAGATTCAAATGGCCGCTGAAAAAAATGGCTTCACAAATCctaaattttttgttgataAACTATATCAAGATTTCATATCATTGGATCAacatttcaatatcaaattcaCTAGATTCATTAGAACAACAGATCCAGATCATATTAAAAACGTAGAACAACTATGGAATCTTTGTCTCAATAACGGATTTATCTATAAAGGTGAACATAATGGCTGGTATTCAATCTCGGATGAAACATTCTATCCGGAATCTAAAATAATCAAAGATCCacataataatgataaatatatcaatacTGAAACAAACAATGAAGTATTCTTCCAATCcgaagaaaattatttttttaaactATCAACATTCCAGGAAAAATTGATCCATCTAATATCTGATCCTAATTCcaaattccaaatataTCCAGAATcgaaaaggaaacaaatattaaaagaattacaaaatggGACTCCATTGCAAGATTTATCAATCTCaagatcatcatcaagacTAAAATGGGGTATCCAAGTACCGAACGATCCATCACAAAAGATATACGTATGGTTTGATGCCCTATGTAACTATATCACCTCTATAGGTGGAATTAATGCATTATTAATTACCCGCAATACTAGCTCTGGAAACACTACAACTGAACCAACGACCATCCATGAGGGAATTGATTCCAAGGTTTGGTGGTCAAACACAACACATTTGATAGGGAAAGATATCATGAAGTTCCACACCGTTTATTGGCCCAGCTTCCTTATGGCTGCTGGTTTACCATTACCGAAACAAGTAGTAATTCATAATCATTGGATATCTGATGGACTTAAGATGTCCAAAAGTTTAGGGAACGTTGTGGACCCCATTATGATGGCTAATAAATATGGAGCTGATATAGTTAGATGGTATTTATTGGAAAACTCaaaattagatgaagatggggatttccaagaattaaaattgaaatctttGAGAAGTTTATTAGTGTCCAAATGGGGGAATCTAATTAATAGATGTTGTGGgaagaaattcaatatttcaagAGCTGTTCAAATATTTACTTCAACTGAAAATTCCCAGGACGTATTATCCATTTGTGATGATGACCCAGAACTACAAACCGCAATGAAGAACATTATATCCGAGTTAGAAGAATTACCAATGCTAATGGATACGAAATTAGTGTGTTTCGAGCCTGGTGCAGCGTTAAGGAAGATTTGGTCTATTATTAACTTCGCAAATACCTTTGTACAGATCGCCGCTCCGTGGAACAAAACAGGTATTCAACAAGACgtagtaatttttttatgtatGGAAACATCAAGGATAATTGCAATATTGACTCAACCTATAATACCTGATCTTTCTAAACATTTGCTTGACTTTATGAAAGTCTCGAATGATAGAAGGTCATTATCTTTTGCAAAACTAAAAACTGATGACAGTTATGGTTTCAACATGAACGACAAGAGTGACGATGTACCTATACCGAGAGAAGTTGAAAGTATAACAGTCTAG
- the PSD2 gene encoding phosphatidylserine decarboxylase 2 (similar to Saccharomyces cerevisiae PSD2 (YGR170W); ancestral locus Anc_5.174) has protein sequence MRLTNRHRNGQKSRKSVLTLKIQVIQARNIDIIKKFDCSPVCFVGTNINSYAKTNKLKNSNTKWNESIKLKLPRNPNSEWLHLAMYDALPPIDQHIYNKPLYPSSMLLNSPSVSTISLNSQISSSRHGNESNTRDNISPTNTNFNREIDSTQSYSKTSNYLYIGEVSISLLDLFQNADSSTSYTFQIAPKWFTLYDKRRGKNKDLPVGDIKLGFLLESSSKHKVTFKAFNEWKSQLIGNLESRKFLHDARSSRTSVHNLKSISEDKIMNDINEGQPYTRSSNDDSLQLTSSSNSQDQINQVESVLDTDHDLISVASSIFEQNDEDEDEDGDYDDDENSDYDTSRFDLGNGNRQLEVVGDEDIDPISESEDINDELEMTELAELYQLEGAALDLRSMVTALDEYDVVYPNNKMYEPPEHKEKRNDISDVYPSYASSYKVADDEDEKATLEESRSISFDSIGNRFLHLKRRKRIGMGKKSLMPHNRHTTFHVSKKLHATGMIFIKLDKIRNLPQLRNKISRTNYFMDPFIITTFGRRVFKSSWKKHDLNPIFNEYIVFEIYPTEMDYGFHFKVIDKDSFSSNDEIAECSLTWKEMINSQATTPEWSKFELPLIMNDHLLVDNINPLLSIDVKFIPYQQLIKYFWEQSVPMQTYKENYDIIDLMMYLEQLGSFSDEDALDFFRYFGKLAWKGETLTRKQLIEGFQTWNKTANFRHVWKCPSCFRSCHPTRGTRNSKLIIENDLISHFARCTFSISHRILQPSYVSSSFASKRWFSKMLIKLTYGKYVLGSNNANILVEDRDTGIIIEEKISAHVKLGMRIIYNGKGKESKKFKSLLKSMSIRQGRKFDSPVSVKQIKPFIEFHSLDLSDCLDTEYKTFNEFFYRKLKPGSRLPESNDPRVLISPADSRCTMFSTVHQSKEIWIKGDKFSIGRLTQNHRLDMFNDKSCSLGIFRLAPQDYHRFHSPCNGKILKPIYVEGNYYTVNPMAVRSELDIFGENVRVIVPIESPEFGTILFIPIGAMMVGSIILTVEESETVVRGQELGYFKFGGSTIVIVIPSQKVILDSDLLKNSSEGIETLVKVGMSIGHTGDILELKRKRIKIDDPKQIEQIKRTISVTDENAEQLGNVPWQYHEYRKFIDENVDSSTDDIS, from the coding sequence ATGAGACTTACGAATAGACATCGAAATGGACAGAAATCGAGGAAATCTGTGTTGACATTGAAAATCCAAGTCATTCAAGCACGTAATATAGATataattaagaaatttgacTGTAGCCctgtttgttttgttgGCACTAATATCAATTCTTATGCAAAGACTAATAAACTTAAGAATTCGAATACAAAATGGAACGAATCCATTAAATTAAAACTACCGAGAAACCCAAACTCCGAGTGGTTGCATCTTGCCATGTATGATGCCCTTCCTCCAATTGATcaacatatatataataaaccaCTGTATCCTTCATCTATGTTATTGAATTCTCCATCGGTTAGTACAATTTCCTTAAATTCACAGATATCATCTTCTAGGCATGGGAACGAAAGCAATACTCGAGATAATATATCGCCAACAAACACCAATTTCAACAGAGAAATAGACTCTACACAGTCGTATTCCAAAACAAGTAATTACTTATATATAGGGGAAGTTAGCATATCTTTGTTAGACCTTTTCCAGAACGCTGATTCTTCCACGAGTTATACTTTTCAGATAGCGCCTAAATGGTTTACACTATATGATAAAAGAAGAGGCAAAAATAAGGATCTACCAGTAGGTGATATTAAATTAGGATTTCTATTAGAATCAAGCTCGAAGCATAAGGTAACATTTAAGGCATTCAATGAATGGAAAAGTCAATTGATAGGCAATCTAGAAAGTAGGAAATTTCTACATGATGCTAGATCCTCTCGAACGTCGGTACATAACCTAAAATCTATTTCTGAAGATAAGATTATGAACGACATAAATGAGGGTCAGCCGTATACTCGTAGCTCAAATGATGATAGTCTTCAACTTACGAGTAGCTCCAATTCACAGGATCAAATAAATCAGGTAGAAAGTGTCCTTGATACCGATCATGATTTGATTTCAGTTGCTAGTTCCATTTTTGAACagaatgatgaagatgaagatgaggatGGAGACTATGACGACGATGAAAATAGTGATTATGATACTTCTCGCTTTGATTTAGGAAATGGTAATCGTCAATTAGAAGTCGTCGGTGATGAAGACATTGATCCAATTTCTGAAAGtgaagatattaatgatgaacTGGAGATGACAGAACTTGCAGAATTATATCAATTGGAGGGAGCAGCGCTTGATCTTCGATCCATGGTGACTGCTCTTGATGAGTATGACGTCGTGTATCCGAATAATAAAATGTATGAACCGCCGGaacataaagaaaaaagaaatgatatATCTGACGTCTATCCCTCATATGCCAGCAGTTACAAAGTGGCcgacgatgaagatgaaaaggCTACTTTAGAAGAAAGCCGAAGTATCAGCTTCGATTCCATTGGTAATCGTTTTTTGCACCtcaagagaagaaaaaggaTTGGGATGGGAAAGAAATCTTTGATGCCACATAATAGACATACAACTTTTCACGTCTCCAAGAAATTGCATGCTACTGGTATGATCTTTATAAAACTTGATAAGATAAGAAACTTGCCTCAGCTGcgaaataaaatatcaagAACAAATTACTTCATGGACccttttattattacaacTTTTGGTAGAAgagttttcaaatcttcttgGAAAAAACATGACTTGAATCCTAtctttaatgaatatattgtatttgaaatttatcCTACAGAAATGGACTACGGATTTCATTTCAAGGTAATAGATAAGGattccttttcttcaaacGATGAAATTGCGGAATGTAGTTTGACATGGAAggaaatgataaattccCAAGCTACGACCCCAGAATGGAGCAAGTTTGAATTACCATTAATTATGAATGACCATTTATTAGTTGATAATATAAATCCGCTTCTATCCATAGATGTCAAGTTTATCCCTTATCAACAATTAATAAAGTACTTTTGGGAACAGTCTGTACCGATGCAGacatataaagaaaattacgatattattgatttaatgATGTATCTCGAGCAGCTTGGCTCATTTTCAGATGAAGACGCCTTGGACTTTTTCAGATATTTTGGCAAATTAGCATGGAAGGGGGAAACTTTGACTCGGAAGCAACTGATTGAAGGTTTCCAGACGTGGAACAAAACAGCTAATTTTAGACATGTTTGGAAATGTCCTAGTTGTTTTCGGTCCTGCCATCCGACAAGAGGAACGCGTAATTctaaattaataatagaaaatgACTTAATTTCACATTTTGCAAGATGTACATTTTCCATCTCACATAGAATATTACAACCTTCATATGTATCAAGTTCTTTTGCGTCGAAACGTTGGTTTTCAAAGATGTTAATCAAATTGACTTATGGGAAGTATGTTCTGGGCTCTAATAACGCCAATATATTAGTGGAGGACAGAGATACAGGGATCATTATAGAAGAAAAGATTAGTGCGCATGTGAAGTTAGGAATGCGAATTATTTATAATGGTAAAGGTAAGGAGTCTAAGAAATTCAAGTCATTGTTGAAATCGATGTCTATTCGCCAAGGGAGAAAATTCGATAGTCCTGTCTCGGTGAAACAAATCAAACCTTTCATAGAATTCCATTCACTAGACCTTTCTGACTGTTTAGATACCGAGTACAAGACCTTCAATGAATTCTTTTATAGGAAATTGAAACCTGGGAGCCGTTTGCCTGAAAGCAATGACCCAAGGGTACTGATTTCTCCAGCTGACTCTAGGTGCACGATGTTTTCAACAGTTCATCAATCGAAGGAAATATGGATTAAAGGTGATAAATTCTCTATTGGCCGTTTGACTCAAAATCATCGTTTAGATATGTTTAATGACAAATCATGTAGCTTAGGAATTTTCAGATTGGCACCTCAAGATTATCATAGGTTCCATTCCCCCTGTAATGGTAAGATTCTTAAACCGATTTATGTTGAAGGTAATTATTATACTGTGAATCCGATGGCAGTTCGTAGTGAGCTAGACATTTTTGGAGAAAATGTTAGAGTCATTGTCCCAATCGAATCACCAGAATTCGGTACGATACTTTTTATACCTATCGGTGCTATGATGGTAGgttctattattttgacTGTAGAAGAAAGTGAAACAGTTGTGCGTGGGCAAGAGTTAGGCTACTTCAAATTTGGCGGATCAACCATTGTCATTGTCATTCCTTCTCAAAAGGTCATTCTTGATTctgatttattaaagaattctAGTGAAGGTATTGAGACTCTAGTTAAAGTAGGTATGAGTATTGGTCATACTGGAGATATTTTAGAATTGAAACGTAAGCGTATTAAAATAGATGATCCCAAACAGATTGAACAGATCAAACGTACGATAAGTGTGACCGATGAAAATGCCGAGCAACTAGGGAACGTACCATGGCAATATCATGAATATCGGAAGTTTATTGACGAAAATGTAGATAGTTCAACCGATGACATTAGTTGA
- the CLC1 gene encoding clathrin light chain CLC1 (similar to Saccharomyces cerevisiae CLC1 (YGR167W); ancestral locus Anc_5.168) yields MSDKFPALDHDEQIIPDDVSDDNNINNDVEVSNDNENNDETAFLKREAEVLGDEFKTEQDDDLLDPVDAHEEIENFQDQYPDINDVSAGNVDINENIVKNESHLESATKSQQATPSGPSEAVTQWRENRANAIREKDEADYKEKASLQEEATEYILNFYEEYNAKKEKQIEITQKESEEFLQHRDEFFAQDNTTWDRVLQLINLDDADVFAGRDRSKFKEILLKLKGKTEVPGA; encoded by the coding sequence ATGTCCGACAAATTTCCGGCTTTAGACCATGACGAACAAATTATTCCTGACGATGTCAGTGATGAtaacaatatcaataatgatGTAGAAGTCAGCAATGATAACGAAAATAACGATGAAACGGCTTTCTTGAAAAGAGAAGCAGAAGTGCTAGgtgatgaatttaaaactgaacaagatgatgatttgtTAGACCCAGTTGATGCccatgaagaaattgaaaattttcaagatCAGTACCCAGATATTAATGATGTCTCGGCTGGTAATGTTGAcataaatgaaaatatcgTTAAGAATGAAAGTCATCTGGAGAGTGCGACAAAATCTCAACAAGCAACACCTTCTGGTCCATCTGAAGCTGTTACCCAATGGAGAGAAAACAGGGCTAATGCAATTAGAGAAAAAGATGAAGCTgattataaagaaaaggCTTCATTACAAGAGGAGGCCACGGAATACATTCTCAATTTCtatgaagaatataatgcgaaaaaagaaaagcaaattgaaattacaCAAAAGGAATCTGAAGAATTCTTGCAACATAGGGACGAATTTTTTGCTCAAGATAATACTACATGGGATCGTGTCTTACAACTGATTAACTTAGATGATGCCGATGTTTTTGCCGGCAGAGATAGAtctaaatttaaagaaatattacTGAAATTAAAGGGTAAGACTGAAGTGCCAGGTGCCTAA
- the LSO2 gene encoding Lso2p (similar to Saccharomyces cerevisiae YGR169C-A and YJR005C-A; ancestral locus Anc_5.173): protein MGKRFSESAAKKVAGMAKKAENAKIKARAERERKEAEEASKWTQGAKSNQRKLEEEQKKQEKLKAKKEREALLAAEEEELEKAGKGKRRN, encoded by the coding sequence ATGGGTAAAAGATTTTCAGAGAGTGCGGCAAAGAAAGTAGCCGGTATGGCTAAGAAGGCAGAAAACGCAAAGATTAAAGCGAGAGCTGAAAGGGAACGTAAAGAAGCTGAAGAAGCTAGCAAATGGACACAAGGTGCAAAATCTAATCAAAGAAAACTGGAAGAAGAAcagaagaaacaagaaaaattgaaagctAAGAAAGAACGAGAAGCTTTATTGGCggctgaagaagaagaattagaaaaagcTGGGAAGGGcaagagaagaaattaa
- the PEX35 gene encoding Pex35p (similar to Saccharomyces cerevisiae YGR168C; ancestral locus Anc_5.169): MSKNNNKNESRILRNIIPIIINSRATSTLSIILKRIIPTIISAVTVSAIKWKRGNLGSLPIGRRKQVLLIWLRNTGSLIILNALFPILKKYVKYNTIIWSIITAFASVISSNIPAELVSYVLIESIFDHMKIYLKKFDEHFRRRIRQILTCILLPILWDKYKGSNRTEVPSLFKLIFNHRPILSDFLLYYLLWNIKSFYKYIKSLLFDAGPHSRPSSSSSNSSNNTSHFMMYYNNHDELPTVSSTLRPVIHKLGEMYELASNNDNVSKHGALLERIFSSSFVTNIQPCIQWCLWKLLLVHTLRLNSKNCSTIIKSQANIMKSMTLILGIFVLDRNNNTMNIRTEVIRYFLNILLNFRISKLYEPERKVLLFCASLLAFKNNA, translated from the coding sequence atgagcaaaaacaataataaaaatgagTCACgaatattaagaaacaTAATCCCgattatcattaatagcCGAGCCACTTCAACACTTTCAATCATACTCAAGAGGATAATTCCTACGATTATTAGTGCAGTAACCGTGAGTGCTATCAAATGGAAAAGGGGAAACCTTGGTTCCTTACCGATTGGAAGGAGGAAACAAGTATTGTTGATATGGTTAAGAAATACTGGATCATTGATTATTCTTAATGCTCTATTTccaatattaaagaaatatgtgAAGTATAACACAATAATATGGTCAATCATTACCGCGTTTGCTTCAGTCATCTCATCTAACATACCGGCAGAACTTGTCAGCTACGTATTGATTGAATCTATTTTTGATCATATGAAAATTTActtgaagaaatttgaCGAACATTTCAGGAGAAGAATAAGGCAAATACTTACATGTATTCTATTGCCAATTCTATGGGATAAATATAAAGGGAGTAATAGAACTGAAGTACCATCACTCTTTAAATTGATATTTAATCACAGACCTATCCTATCAGATTTCCTTCTGTACTATTTGCTATGGAATATTAAATCCTTTtacaaatatattaaatcattGTTATTTGATGCTGGGCCACATTCAAGACCTTCCTCCTCTTCTAGCaatagtagtaataataccaGTCATTTTATGATGTACTATAACAATCATGACGAATTGCCCACAGTATCATCTACATTGAGGCCAGTAATTCATAAATTGGGCGAAATGTATGAGCTGGcatctaataatgataatgtcTCTAAACATGGGGCCCTTTTAGAGAGAATATTCTCGTCTTCTTTCGTTACAAACATACAACCTTGCATCCAATGGTGTTTATGGAAATTACTTTTAGTGCATACATTACGTCTCAATTCTAAAAACTGTAGTACTATCATAAAATCACAAGCTAATATTATGAAGTCTATGACTCTTATCCTTGGAATTTTCGTATTAGATAGGAACAATAATACCATGAATATCAGAACGGAAGTTATTAGGTACTTTCTTAATATATTGCTTAACTTCCGTATCTCGAAGCTTTATGAACCAGAGAGGAAGGTATTATTGTTCTGTGCCTCTCTTTTAGcctttaaaaataatgcaTAA